A single window of Grus americana isolate bGruAme1 chromosome 10, bGruAme1.mat, whole genome shotgun sequence DNA harbors:
- the LOC129210626 gene encoding cytochrome P450 1A5-like, which produces MKAAMSLVGSQGVVSATEVLLAAAVFCLVFLLVQSLRQHVPKGLKSPPGPRGYPILGNVLELRKDTHLALTRLSQKYGDVMEVRIGTRPVLVLSGLETIRKALVKQGEDFMGRPDLHSFRHVADGESLAFSPDSGEVWKARRRLAQNALKTFSIAPSPTSSSTCLLEEHVSKEASYLVTKFLQLMEEGKSFDPYRYLVVSVANVICAICFGKRYDHNDQELLNIVNVAEDFNNVAASGNPADFIPVLQYLPSRSMSLFKDFNKRFLHFLQKIVKEHYETYDKDNIRDITDSLIEQCLEKKAEANTATQIPKEKIVNLVNDLFGAGFDTVTTGLSWSLMYLVTYPDIQKKIQEELDRTIGQERRPRLSDRGTLPYMEAFILEMFRHSSFLPFTIPHSTTRDTVLNGYYIPKDRCVFVNQWQVNHDEKLWKDPLTFNPERFLNAEGTGVNKVEGEKVLVFGLGKRKCIGEPIARWEVFLFLSTLLQQLEFSVCDGKKVDMTPLYGLSMKHKRCEHFQVKQRFPMKSIS; this is translated from the exons ATGAAGGCTGCAATGTCACTGGTGGGAAGCCAAGGCGTCGTCTCGGCCACCGAGGTCCTCCTCGCGGCTGCCGTCTTCTGCCTGGTCTTCCTGCTCGTCCAGTCCCTCCGGCAGCACGTGCCCAAGGGGCTGAAGAGCCCCCCGGGACCCAGAGGCTACCCCATCCTCGGCAACGTGCTGGAGCTGAGGAAGGACACGCACCTGGCCCTCACCAGGCTGAGCCAGAAGTATGGGGACGTGATGGAGGTCAGGATCGGCACCCGGCCCGTGCTGGTGCTGAGCGGGCTGGAGACCATCAGGAAAGCCTTGGTGAAGCAAGGAGAAGACTTCATGGGGCGCCCTGACCTCCACAGCTTCCGCCATGTTGCAGATGGGGAGAGCCTGGCCTTCAGCCCCGACTCGGGGGAGGTGTGGAAAGCCCGCAGAAGGCTGGCCCAGAATGCCCTGAAGACCTTCTCCAtcgcccccagccccacctccTCGTCCACCTGCCTCCTGGAGGAGCACGTCTCCAAGGAGGCCAGCTACCTGGTCACCAAGTTCCTGCAGCTgatggaggaggggaagagcttTGACCCTTACCGGTACCTGGTGGTCTCTGTGGCCAACGTCATCTGCGCCATCTGCTTTGGCAAGCGTTACGACCACAACGACCAAGAGCTGCTCAACATAGTGAATGTAGCTGAAGACTTCAACAATGTGGCTGCTTCTGGCAACCCCGCTGACTTCATCCCCGTGCTCCAGTACCTTCCCAGCCGCAGCATGAGTTTATTTAAAGATTTCAACAAGCGATTCCTCCATTTCCTGCAGAAGATTGTCAAAGAGCACTATGAGACCTATGACAAG GACAACATCCGAGACATCACCGACTCCCTCATTGAGCAGTGCCTGGAGAAAAAAGCGGAAGCAAATACTGCCACGCAGATCCCTAAGGAGAAGATCGTCAACCTTGTGAATGACCTCTTTGGAGCAG GCTTTGACACCGTGACAACTGGCCTGTCCTGGAGCCTCATGTATCTCGTGACGTACCCCGACATCCAGAAGAAGATCCAGGAAGAACTAG ACCGAACCATCGGCCAGGAGAGGAGACCGAGGCTGTCGGACCGAGGTACGCTGCCCTACATGGAAGCCTTTATCCTGGAGATGTTCAGGcattcctccttcctgcccttcaCCATCCCACACAG CACGACGAGGGACACGGTGCTGAATGGCTACTACATCCCAAAGGACCGCTGCGTGTTTGTCAATCAGTGGCAAGTGAATCATGATGA GAAACTTTGGAAGGATCCACTGACCTTCAACCCAGAGCGCTTCCTCAACGCTGAAGGGACCGGAGTGAACAAAGTGGAAGGGGAGAAGGTGCTGGTTTTTGGCCTagggaaaaggaaatgcattggGGAACCCATTGCCAGGTGGGAGGTCTTCCTTTTCCTGTCCAccttgctccagcagctggagttCAGTGTCTGCGATGGCAAGAAGGTGGACATGACACCACTCTATGGACTGTCCATGAAGCACAAAAGATGTGAGCATTTCCAGGTCAAGCAGCGCTTCCCCATGAAGAGCATCAGCTGA
- the LOC129210627 gene encoding cytochrome P450 1A4-like → MKAAMSLVGSQGVVSATEVLLTAAVFCLVFLLVQSLRQHVPKGLKSPPGPRGYPILGNVLELRKDTHLALTRLSQKYGDVMEVRIGTRPVLVLSGLETIRKALVKQGEDFMGRPDLHSFQYISDGESLAFSPDSGEVWKARRRLAQNALKTFSIAPSPTSSSTCLLEEHVSKEASYLVTKFLQLMEEGKSFDPYRYLVVSVANVICAICFGKRYDHNDQELLNIVNLSNEFGDAAASGNPADFIPVLQYLPSRTMQLFKDINRRFNFFVQKIVQEHYTSFDKEHIRDITDSLIEHCQEKSVGEDARVPLSNKKIISIVYDLFGAGFDTVATALSWSLMYVALYPDIQKKIQEELDRTIGQERRPRLSDRGTLPYMEAFILEMFRHSSFLPFTIPHSTTKATALNGYYIPKDTCVFINQWQVNHDEKLWKDPSTFNPERFLNAAGTEINRTESDKVMVFGLGKRRCIGESIGRWEVFLFLATMLQQLEFSLRPGEEVDITPQYGLTMKYKKCECFQMKKRSPTKSSP, encoded by the exons ATGAAGGCTGCAATGTCACTGGTGGGAAGCCAAGGCGTCGTCTCGGCCACCGAGGTCCTCCTCACGGCTGCCGTCTTCTGCCTGGTCTTCCTGCTTGTCCAGTCCCTCCGGCAGCACGTGCCCAAGGGGCTGAAGAGCCCCCCGGGACCCAGAGGCTACCCCATCCTCGGCAACGTGCTGGAGCTGAGGAAGGACACGCACCTGGCCCTCACCAGGCTGAGCCAGAAGTATGGGGACGTGATGGAGGTCAGGATCGGCACCCGGCCCGTGCTGGTGCTGAGCGGGCTGGAGACCATCAGGAAAGCCTTGGTGAAGCAAGGAGAAGACTTCATGGGGCGCCCTGACCTCCACAGCTTCCAATACATTTCAGATGGGGAGAGCCTGGCCTTCAGCCCCGACTCGGGGGAGGTGTGGAAAGCCCGCAGAAGGCTGGCCCAGAATGCCCTGAAGACCTTCTCCAtcgcccccagccccacctccTCGTCCACCTGCCTCCTGGAGGAGCACGTCTCCAAGGAGGCCAGCTACCTGGTCACCAAGTTCCTGCAGCTgatggaggaggggaagagcttTGACCCTTACCGGTACCTGGTGGTCTCTGTGGCCAACGTCATCTGCGCCATCTGCTTTGGCAAGCGTTACGACCACAACGACCAAGAGCTGCTCAACATAGTGAACCTCAGCAATGAATTTGGGGATGCGGCTGCTTCTGGCAACCCCGCTGACTTCATCCCCGTGCTCCAGTACCTTCCCAGCCGCACCATGCAGCTCTTTAAGGACATCAACAGGCGTTTCAACTTCTTTGTGCAAAAAATTGTCCAGGAGCATTACACCAGCTTTGATAAG GAGCACATCCGGGACATCACGGACTCGCTGATCGAGCATTGCCAGGAGAAGAGTGTAGGGGAGGATGCCCGTGTCCCGCTCTCCAACAAGAAGATCATCAGCATCGTCTATGACCTCTTTGGGGCAG GCTTTGACACTGTAGCAACTGCCTTATCCTGGAGCCTCATGTACGTTGCCTTGTACCCCGACATCCAGAAGAAGATCCAGGAAGAACTAG ACCGAACCATCGGCCAGGAGAGGAGACCGAGGCTGTCGGACCGAGGCACACTGCCCTACATGGAAGCCTTTATCCTGGAGATGTTCAGGcattcctccttcctgcccttcaCCATCCCACACAG CACGACGAAAGCGACGGCGTTGAACGGCTATTACATCCCCAAGGATACCTGCGTGTTTATCAACCAGTGGCAAGTCAATCACGACGA GAAGCTTTGGAAGGATCCCTCAACCTTCAACCCCGAGCGGTTCCTCAACGCCGCGGGGACCGAAATAAACAGGACTGAGAGTGACAAAGTGATGGTTTTCGGCTTGGGGAAGAGGCGCTGCATCGGGGAGTCCATCGGCCGGTGGGAGGTCTTCCTCTTCTTGGCCACCATGCTGCAGCAACTGGAGTTCAGCCTCCGCCCCGGGGAGGAGGTGGACATCACTCCTCAGTACGGACTGACaatgaaatacaagaaatgcGAGTGCTTCCAGATGAAGAAGCGTTCCCCCACGAAGAGTTCCCCGTAA